Below is a genomic region from Planctomycetota bacterium.
CAAATCGAGGTGGAAGGCCCGGTCGCCGTCAGGCGTGATGTTCCAGCCGCGATCGTCGATCGCGGCGCTGTCGCCGACGAAGTCGTACACCCAAAGGGCTGAGAGTTGAACGTCGGCGGCGACGATGGCGTCGAGGATGATCCGCATGCGTTGCTCGTTGTCGTTGTCGGGGTCGCCGTCGTCTTCGATGGGGAAGTTGAACACGTCGGCCACGCCGAACTCACCGAGAAAGAGCGGCTTACCCGACGCATCGGCAAACTCAGCCGCCTCGAAGAGAACGTCCAGGTACGTCACGTTCGGATCGTCGAACCGCGTGGGCGTCTCGGTCTGGTCTTCGCGCGAGACGCCGAGCATGCTGTGGTAGTACGCGTGCAGGCTGATGGCATCGACGGCGGCGTGATCATCGAGGGTGATCTGCGCGAACTCGGCCCTCGTGTCGCGGCCGAAGTCGCCCGTGGTACGGAGCGAAAACGCACCGGGACGGGAGACGGAATGGCCGGTCGTGGTTGCACGGCCAGGATCGAGCGTGTTGACGATGCCGGCGAACTCGGCGATGGCCGCCCGAACGGCAGTGCTGGAGATCTTGTCGGCGTCGGTCCGCTGATCCGGCGTGCCGCGTGCCGGGGCGATGAACTGGTCAGGGTTCTGGGTCGGCAAGTCCTGGGCGAGGTTGAACTCGTTGCCGAACTCCCACATCAGAATCGCATCGGAGTCGCGGTAGCGGGTGACCATCTCGGTGGCGTACTCGCGGGCGAATGCACGGGTCTGGCTATCGGCATCACCCCACGCACTGCCCGGCTCGCCGACCAGGTCCGGGACCGCGAACCGGTTCCAGAACAGTGTCGGCACCAGCCCGACACCGTTGGCCTCGGCACTGGCGACGACCGCGTCGAGCCGGCGGAAATACTCGGCCCGATCGGACTGATACAGCGCGAAGTCGTCGGGCAGGAAGCCGCCGAAGTTGATCCGGGCGAAAGGGATGTTCCGCTGCCCCAGTTCGGCGAAGCCGGCTTCGTAGCTCGTGTCGTTGCCGTTCCGCAAAGTCCGCAGGAAAGCGTCGTAGTAGTTGACCCCGAGGCCGCGATACGCCCGGTTGTTTTGCTCGAACTGTCCGTTATTGACGGTCAGCCCCGCGGCCCATGCCGAGACGGGGGCGAGAACAAACCCGGCCACGATCGCAAACGCGGCAACACCTTTACACAAACGTTTGTTATTCAATGAATTCTCCTCTACTGCGGTTCAGAGCATACGCCACTTCGTCCGATCGGGCCAACGAACGCGTGGGTCGGACGTACGCTCGGCGCTGCACCATCTCCGACGGCCACGGGAGACGAGTCGCTGGCTCGTATCGGTCCTAGAACGGCAGATCGACGATGCCACCGTCGGAACGGAGCGTCGCACCAGTCGTGTTCGCGGCTCGCGGTGAGCAGAGGAACACGACAGCGGCGGCGATTTCTTCGGGCGTGCCAAAGCGACCGGTAAGGGAACCGGGACGGGCGTGACTCACAAAGGCATCTTTGCTCACGTCCATTTCTCCAACGAAGTTTTCGACGCCCTCGGTCCACGTCGGGCCGGGCAGGACACTGTTGACCGTGACACCGCTTCCGGCGGCGGTCTTGGCAATGCCGCGAGCGATGGCGAGTTGGCTCGTTTTCGTCCAGCCGTAGTGGACCATCTCGGTCGGGATGTTCAGGCCCGACTCGCTGGAGATGAAGATGATCCGGCCGAAGCCACGCTCGATCATCCCCGGCAGCACGGCGCGGCTCAGCCGCACGCCGCTCATCACGTTCACATCGAACATCCTCTGCCAGTCTTCATCGGGGATCTCGCCAAAAGGCTTGGGCTCGAAGATGCCGGTGTTGTTGACGAGGATGTCGAGTTCGCCGGCCTGCTCGATGAGTTTCGCGCAGCCATCAGCAGTCGCAACATCACCGGCCAACCCGAGGCCGCCGAGCTCACGGGCAACCGCGTCGACGTCGGCCTGTGTACGTCCGTTGACGATCACGTCGCAGCCCTCGTTGGCAAGGAACTGAGCGATCGCCCTGCCGATGCCCTTGGTGCTGCCGGTGACGAGGGCACGTTTGCCGTTGAGTTGAAGTTCCATGGCCGACCCTATGTCAAACGCCAGGCCATTGCCGTTATGTTGACCGAATGCTCGTCCTTCTCCTTGCCACACTCGCCGCCGCGCCGACGACCGGACCCGCACCGCACACCTTCACCGACGGCGTCGCCGTCATCGAAGCCGAATCGTTCGTTGAACAAACGAAAGACGACGTGCGGCGGTGGTACGTGCAGTCCGTCGATGCCATGGCCGAGGTCGAGGGCCGGGACGACGACGCGACCGAACCGGCCACAGCCTCCGGCGGTGCGTACATCGAAGCCCTGCCCGACACGCGGGTAACCCACGACGACCCGCTCATCAGCGGCGAGAATTTTTCCAACGTGCCGGGCGTGATGGGCGTGCTGCACTACCGCGTGCGGTTCGACGAGCCGGGTCGTTACTACGTCTGG
It encodes:
- a CDS encoding SDR family oxidoreductase, with amino-acid sequence MELQLNGKRALVTGSTKGIGRAIAQFLANEGCDVIVNGRTQADVDAVARELGGLGLAGDVATADGCAKLIEQAGELDILVNNTGIFEPKPFGEIPDEDWQRMFDVNVMSGVRLSRAVLPGMIERGFGRIIFISSESGLNIPTEMVHYGWTKTSQLAIARGIAKTAAGSGVTVNSVLPGPTWTEGVENFVGEMDVSKDAFVSHARPGSLTGRFGTPEEIAAAVVFLCSPRAANTTGATLRSDGGIVDLPF
- a CDS encoding cellulase family glycosylhydrolase — its product is MNNKRLCKGVAAFAIVAGFVLAPVSAWAAGLTVNNGQFEQNNRAYRGLGVNYYDAFLRTLRNGNDTSYEAGFAELGQRNIPFARINFGGFLPDDFALYQSDRAEYFRRLDAVVASAEANGVGLVPTLFWNRFAVPDLVGEPGSAWGDADSQTRAFAREYATEMVTRYRDSDAILMWEFGNEFNLAQDLPTQNPDQFIAPARGTPDQRTDADKISSTAVRAAIAEFAGIVNTLDPGRATTTGHSVSRPGAFSLRTTGDFGRDTRAEFAQITLDDHAAVDAISLHAYYHSMLGVSREDQTETPTRFDDPNVTYLDVLFEAAEFADASGKPLFLGEFGVADVFNFPIEDDGDPDNDNEQRMRIILDAIVAADVQLSALWVYDFVGDSAAIDDRGWNITPDGDRAFHLDLLQEYNAIVAIPEPAAVGAGLLLGGVALRRVR